One window of the Archangium primigenium genome contains the following:
- a CDS encoding LytTR family transcriptional regulator DNA-binding domain-containing protein, translating to MDVTSRIPTPPGLAWTDTAPPPRPLERLVIKEIGRVLFVPVSEVDWLEAEDDYVQVHAGRSTYLLRQSLRVLESRLDPHHFVRIHRSTIVNVQRIHEMRPLFHGEYQVLLRDGTGLKLSRGYRDRARHLLDMA from the coding sequence GTGGACGTGACATCGAGGATTCCGACACCCCCTGGCCTTGCCTGGACGGACACCGCTCCGCCGCCCCGGCCCCTGGAGCGCCTGGTCATCAAGGAGATTGGCCGGGTGCTCTTCGTGCCGGTGAGCGAGGTGGACTGGCTGGAGGCCGAGGACGACTACGTCCAGGTGCACGCGGGCCGGAGCACCTACCTGCTGCGCCAGTCGCTCCGGGTGCTGGAGAGCCGCCTGGATCCCCACCACTTTGTGCGCATCCACCGCTCCACCATCGTCAACGTGCAGCGCATCCACGAGATGCGGCCCCTCTTCCATGGCGAGTACCAGGTGCTGCTCCGGGACGGCACGGGCCTCAAGCTCAGCCGGGGCTACCGCGACCGGGCGAGGCACCTGCTGGACATGGCGTGA
- a CDS encoding cytochrome P450, translating to MNPSRAPRPPGPRALPIIGHMLDYTRDPLGFIESCPRDHGDVVCVNMLGNRVYVLQRPEHIEHVLVTRHRKYAKDAFQREVMGGRLLGRGLLTNDGEPWLRQRRLMQPAFHRQRLAAYGRIMTTHARRQVGLWRDGEVRDVNADMMELTLAIVIQSLFGLSLDDGADTVGPALARIMEHFARLQALIFPEWLPTPENLGYRAAIDQLDTLVAGLIRRRREAGGETDDLLSMLLNAQDENGQGMSDQQLRDEVLTLMLAGHETTSINLAFCFYLLARHPEAEAALHAELESVLGGRAPALEDLAALPFTEAVVKEALRLYPPAWSIGREALEADELDGWPIAKGSVMMMNPWTVHRDARLYEEPLAFRPQRWRDGLEQRLPRFAWFPFGGGPRLCIGMSFALMEARLVLATLAQRFRFERAPDDAVELLPSITLRPRHGVKVRVRARE from the coding sequence ATGAACCCGTCCCGCGCCCCCCGTCCTCCCGGTCCCCGCGCCCTGCCGATCATCGGCCACATGCTCGACTACACGCGCGACCCCCTGGGCTTCATCGAGTCCTGCCCCAGGGACCATGGCGACGTGGTGTGCGTGAACATGCTGGGCAACCGCGTCTACGTGCTCCAGCGCCCCGAGCACATCGAGCACGTCCTGGTCACCCGCCACCGCAAGTACGCCAAGGACGCCTTCCAGCGCGAGGTGATGGGCGGCCGGCTGCTCGGCCGGGGCCTGCTCACCAACGACGGTGAGCCCTGGCTGCGCCAGCGGCGGCTCATGCAGCCCGCCTTCCACCGCCAGCGCCTGGCCGCCTATGGGCGCATCATGACCACGCACGCGCGGCGCCAGGTCGGCCTCTGGCGCGACGGCGAGGTGCGTGACGTCAACGCGGACATGATGGAGCTGACGCTCGCCATCGTCATCCAGAGCCTGTTCGGCCTGTCCCTGGACGACGGGGCCGACACCGTGGGTCCCGCGCTGGCGCGGATCATGGAGCACTTCGCCCGGCTGCAGGCGCTCATCTTCCCCGAGTGGCTGCCCACCCCGGAGAACCTCGGCTACCGGGCGGCGATCGATCAACTGGACACGCTGGTGGCGGGCCTCATCCGGCGGCGGCGCGAGGCGGGCGGCGAGACGGACGACCTGCTGTCCATGTTGCTCAACGCCCAGGACGAGAACGGCCAGGGCATGAGCGATCAGCAGCTGCGCGACGAGGTGTTGACGCTGATGCTCGCCGGACACGAGACGACGTCCATCAACCTGGCCTTCTGCTTCTACCTGCTGGCGCGCCACCCGGAGGCCGAGGCCGCGCTGCACGCGGAGCTGGAATCGGTGCTCGGGGGACGGGCGCCGGCGCTGGAGGACCTGGCCGCCCTGCCCTTCACCGAGGCCGTGGTGAAGGAGGCCCTGCGGCTCTACCCGCCCGCGTGGTCCATCGGCCGCGAGGCGCTGGAGGCGGACGAGCTGGACGGCTGGCCCATCGCCAAGGGCTCGGTGATGATGATGAACCCGTGGACGGTGCACCGCGATGCGCGCCTGTACGAGGAGCCGCTCGCCTTCCGGCCCCAGCGCTGGCGCGACGGCCTGGAGCAGCGCCTGCCGCGCTTCGCGTGGTTCCCCTTCGGCGGCGGCCCCCGGCTGTGCATCGGCATGAGCTTCGCGCTGATGGAGGCCCGGCTGGTGCTGGCCACGCTCGCCCAGCGCTTCCGCTTCGAGCGCGCGCCGGACGACGCGGTGGAGCTGCTGCCCTCCATCACCCTGCGGCCCCGCCACGGGGTGAAGGTCCGGGTGCGCGCCCGGGAGTGA
- a CDS encoding WD40/YVTN/BNR-like repeat-containing protein gives MLPRVRAPAALLLSCLLLSTLLLSSGALAQQAPGLEVVHTNTTHRFLAVAPSGTAYALKLDDSSRNLYVSTDGARTWSYKGRTPLGGSFHVVTVLADGTLLADTERSGAHYLARSSDGGATWTEVLSLGNYRLLTSRNIAELDGTVYLLEYQAFTAQNAPIRLYASGNRGRTWRVKQTFEGHRHGHGLAADPAHHALWAFFGDNIQQSAILRSTQAGSAWKRVISGQNGLVVTSAVLPDGSLLYAQDINWLPGRPYIVQLAPDGTYVQLEALSGAAYSTYAVRAGGFVAGIAREPLGDAYDPAETQAHVWASLDGVEWLDVLQYPRLDPNENVRADVYDELPSGLLVLQLQNVQGFGPGGWGYQLVRFVRP, from the coding sequence ATGCTTCCCCGCGTCCGCGCGCCCGCCGCGCTGCTGCTCTCCTGTCTGTTGCTCTCGACGCTGTTGCTCTCCTCGGGGGCCCTCGCCCAGCAGGCCCCGGGCCTGGAAGTGGTCCACACCAACACCACCCACCGCTTCCTGGCCGTGGCGCCCTCGGGCACGGCGTACGCCCTGAAGCTGGATGACTCCAGCCGCAACCTCTACGTGAGCACGGACGGGGCGCGGACGTGGAGCTACAAGGGCCGCACGCCGCTCGGGGGCTCCTTCCACGTCGTCACCGTGCTCGCGGACGGCACGCTGCTGGCCGACACGGAGCGCTCGGGCGCCCACTATCTCGCCCGCTCCAGTGACGGCGGCGCCACGTGGACCGAGGTGCTCTCGCTGGGCAACTACCGCCTGCTCACCTCGCGCAACATCGCGGAGCTCGACGGCACCGTGTACCTCCTCGAGTACCAGGCCTTCACCGCCCAGAACGCCCCCATCCGCCTGTACGCGAGCGGCAACCGGGGCCGCACCTGGCGGGTGAAGCAGACCTTCGAGGGCCACCGGCACGGCCACGGGCTGGCCGCGGACCCGGCGCACCACGCGCTCTGGGCCTTCTTCGGCGACAACATCCAGCAGTCGGCGATCCTCCGCTCCACCCAGGCGGGCAGCGCGTGGAAGCGCGTCATCTCCGGGCAGAACGGACTCGTCGTCACCAGCGCGGTGCTCCCCGATGGCTCGCTGCTCTATGCCCAGGACATCAACTGGCTGCCGGGTCGGCCCTACATCGTCCAGCTCGCGCCGGATGGCACCTACGTCCAGTTGGAGGCGCTCTCGGGCGCGGCCTACTCCACGTACGCGGTGCGCGCGGGCGGCTTCGTGGCGGGCATCGCCCGGGAGCCCCTGGGGGATGCGTATGATCCCGCCGAGACCCAGGCCCACGTCTGGGCGAGCCTGGACGGGGTGGAGTGGCTGGACGTGCTCCAGTACCCCCGGCTGGATCCCAACGAGAACGTGCGCGCCGACGTGTACGACGAGCTGCCCTCGGGCCTGCTGGTGCTCCAGTTGCAGAACGTCCAGGGCTTCGGGCCGGGGGGCTGGGGCTACCAGCTCGTGCGCTTCGTGCGGCCCTGA
- a CDS encoding prolyl hydroxylase family protein, whose protein sequence is MIEKQPLAEGVFTLEGFLSADACAELISLAEARGFSAAAVRTASGPQALSHIRNNDRLELREPAWAARFWRQLEGLGLPEVEGHRARALSSWFRFYRYVPGQRFRMHKDGRLQEDGLESRLTFLLYLNDDCAGGETTFKTFAVAPRQGSALLFVHETWHEGSALTSGTKYVLRSDVLYGP, encoded by the coding sequence ATGATCGAGAAACAGCCCCTCGCCGAGGGCGTCTTCACCCTGGAGGGCTTCCTGTCGGCGGACGCCTGCGCGGAGTTGATCTCACTCGCGGAGGCGCGGGGGTTCTCCGCCGCGGCGGTGCGGACCGCGTCCGGGCCGCAAGCCCTGAGCCACATCCGCAACAACGATCGGCTGGAGCTGCGCGAGCCGGCGTGGGCCGCGCGCTTCTGGCGCCAGCTCGAGGGCCTGGGCCTGCCGGAGGTGGAGGGGCACCGGGCGCGCGCCCTGTCCTCGTGGTTCCGCTTCTACCGCTACGTGCCCGGCCAGCGCTTCCGAATGCACAAGGACGGCCGGCTCCAGGAGGACGGCCTGGAGAGCCGCCTGACGTTCCTGCTCTACCTCAACGACGACTGCGCGGGCGGCGAGACGACCTTCAAGACCTTCGCCGTCGCGCCCCGCCAGGGCTCGGCGCTGCTGTTCGTGCACGAGACCTGGCACGAGGGCAGCGCGCTCACGTCGGGCACCAAGTACGTCCTCCGGTCGGACGTGCTCTATGGACCCTGA